One window of the Chanodichthys erythropterus isolate Z2021 chromosome 2, ASM2448905v1, whole genome shotgun sequence genome contains the following:
- the pou3f1 gene encoding POU domain, class 3, transcription factor 1, translating to MATTAQYIPRNNSLPSNPLMHPDSDRMHQGTTYREVQKMMHHEYLQGLATNTGHPMSLTHHQWLPTSNTDWTSGTHIGQAEHNKASVQSREDLGNGYHRSHLVHQPTQNSHHGSWAPTTTHHLSPLSPASNGHQSLVYSQTGYTMLSPQPSLHHGLRDPLHDDAGSHDNQMESPQQPFSHHQDHSDEDAPSSDDLEQFAKQFKQRRIKLGFTQADVGLALGTLYGNVFSQTTICRFEALQLSFKNMCKLKPLLNKWLEETDSNTGSPTNLDKIAAQGRKRKKRTSIEVGVKGALENHFLKCPKPSAHEITTLAGTLQLEKEVVRVWFCNRRQKEKRMTPVGVPHPTMEDVYSQAETPPLHHTLQSPVQ from the coding sequence ATGGCGACAACAGCTCAGTATATTCCGCGGAATAACTCATTGCCTTCGAACCCGCTAATGCATCCGGATTCGGACAGGATGCACCAGGGGACGACCTACAGAGAGGTGCAGAAAATGATGCACCACGAGTACTTACAAGGGCTAGCGACCAACACGGGACATCCGATGAGCCTAACGCACCACCAGTGGCTGCCAACCTCCAACACCGACTGGACCAGCGGCACCCATATCGGGCAAGCGGAGCACAACAAAGCCAGCGTGCAGAGCAGAGAAGACCTGGGGAACGGCTATCACAGATCGCATCTGGTCCACCAGCCAACGCAAAACAGCCACCACGGATCATGGGCGCCGACCACAACGCACCACTTATCCCCGCTCTCTCCCGCCTCCAACGGTCACCAGTCGCTGGTCTACTCGCAGACGGGCTACACTATGTTAAGCCCCCAGCCGTCGCTGCACCACGGCTTGCGGGACCCGCTCCACGACGACGCGGGTAGCCATGACAACCAGATGGAGTCGCCTCAGCAGCCGTTCAGCCACCACCAGGACCACTCGGACGAAGACGCCCCCAGCTCCGACGACCTGGAGCAGTTCGCCAAACAGTTCAAGCAGAGGCGCATCAAACTTGGTTTTACGCAGGCGGACGTGGGCTTGGCGCTGGGCACGCTCTACGGAAACGTCTTTTCCCAGACCACCATCTGTAGATTTGAGGCTCTGCAACTGAGTTTCAAGAACATGTGCAAACTTAAGCCTCTGCTTAACAAATGGCTCGAGGAGACAGATTCAAACACTGGCAGCCCCACGAATTTGGACAAGATTGCAGCACAGGGCCGGAAACGAAAGAAGAGGACCTCCATCGAAGTCGGAGTGAAAGGGGCACTGGAAAACCATTTCTTAAAGTGCCCCAAGCCCTCCGCCCACGAAATCACCACTTTAGCTGGCACTCTGCAGTTGGAAAAAGAGGTTGTGCGTGTGTGGTTTTGCAAcagaagacagaaagagaaaagaaTGACACCGGTGGGGGTCCCTCATCCGACCATGGAGGACGTATACTCACAAGCGGAGACACCCCCTCTCCACCACACACTACAGAGTCCTGTCCAGTGA